One stretch of Arachis hypogaea cultivar Tifrunner chromosome 20, arahy.Tifrunner.gnm2.J5K5, whole genome shotgun sequence DNA includes these proteins:
- the LOC140183076 gene encoding uncharacterized protein, giving the protein MKRLKKRLDEAKGLWADELGSVIWSYRISAQRSTGVTTFRLTYGLEVVTLVEIGEPIPRRTAKGHDKTTEWDLIDEARSIAYLQELAMKQRVSLRYNQDVIKQDFKKGDLVYKATTSAFPPREKGN; this is encoded by the coding sequence aTGAAAAGGCTCAAGAAAAGGCTAGATGAAGCCAAAGGACTTTGGGCTGATGAGCTCGGTTCTGTAATCTGGTCGTACCGAATCTCAGCCCAAAGATCGACTGGGGTGACCACCTTCAGGCTAACATACGGCCTAGAAGTCGTTACTCTTGTTGAGATCGGAGAACCCATCCCTCGGAGGACCGCCAAAGGACATGACAAAACAACAGAATGGGATCTCATAGATGAGGCTAGGAGCATAGCCTACCTACAAGAACTCGCCATGAAACAAAGGGTAAGCCTGAGGTACAACCAAGACGTCATAAAACAAGATTTCAAGAAAGGAGATTTGGTCTACAAAGCAACGACATCGGCCTTCCCACCCCGAGAGAAGGGAAACTAA